A window from Candidatus Nitrospira neomarina encodes these proteins:
- a CDS encoding Glu/Leu/Phe/Val family dehydrogenase, whose product MASLLRVGDCVDVHPELRDDNQLVCTVARGSEVLGYVVVDSTVCGISRGGLRMSTNVSEAEVRGLARTMTLKCGFLRQPQGGAKAGVRFNPEAPLAERRQHLEAFGRAIAPLLINRIFIPGPDMGTNDTDIHAMLNAVGVKLNWGELRDTQSGQYTAATVFISAKRAMQHLGLTLPRCTVAIEGFGKVGNALASLLDQANVKVVAISTERGAITNPHGLNVKQLNQLAEQHGSRVVDYYPDAERISCAQLFELPVDLLCPCATHHSLHIDNAPRVLARLICPGANNPVTAEAEKILFERGLVYLPDFVANCGGILGSTMAFASIKREQIVSTMDRYLGDRVVWLLKEARLRQVSPREIAEPFARQRFEDIQRTAAHPSLRGKLVAAGVELYTRGWVPGALVAALAQPYFAKRLA is encoded by the coding sequence ATGGCCTCATTACTCAGGGTAGGTGACTGCGTGGATGTGCATCCAGAGTTGAGGGATGACAACCAACTCGTCTGCACGGTCGCTCGAGGTTCCGAAGTCTTGGGATACGTCGTCGTTGATTCGACCGTATGTGGCATCTCGCGAGGGGGGCTTCGTATGTCTACCAATGTGAGCGAAGCAGAAGTGCGTGGTCTGGCCCGTACCATGACGCTCAAGTGCGGCTTTTTAAGACAACCACAGGGTGGCGCGAAGGCAGGCGTGCGCTTCAACCCTGAGGCCCCGCTCGCCGAACGCCGGCAGCACTTGGAAGCGTTTGGGCGAGCGATTGCTCCGCTTCTGATCAACCGCATCTTTATCCCTGGCCCTGATATGGGTACGAATGACACAGATATCCATGCGATGCTCAATGCGGTTGGAGTGAAGCTCAATTGGGGGGAATTGCGCGATACGCAATCGGGGCAATATACCGCCGCGACCGTGTTCATCAGTGCCAAACGGGCGATGCAGCATCTCGGCTTGACGCTCCCTCGCTGTACGGTAGCCATTGAAGGCTTCGGCAAGGTGGGGAATGCCCTGGCCAGCCTGTTGGACCAAGCCAACGTCAAGGTGGTGGCAATCTCTACCGAGAGGGGAGCGATTACGAACCCGCATGGTCTGAATGTGAAACAGCTCAACCAACTCGCCGAACAGCACGGCAGCCGTGTCGTAGATTATTATCCAGATGCCGAACGTATTTCCTGCGCTCAATTGTTTGAGTTGCCCGTGGATCTGCTCTGCCCTTGTGCGACTCATCATAGTCTCCATATTGACAATGCTCCTCGAGTGCTCGCGCGCCTTATCTGCCCCGGAGCCAACAACCCAGTGACGGCCGAAGCCGAGAAAATTCTGTTTGAACGGGGACTGGTGTATCTTCCCGATTTCGTCGCCAACTGTGGTGGGATACTTGGTAGTACGATGGCCTTCGCCTCGATAAAAAGGGAGCAGATCGTCTCGACCATGGATCGTTATCTCGGCGATCGAGTCGTCTGGTTGCTGAAGGAGGCGAGGCTCCGGCAGGTATCGCCGCGCGAAATCGCCGAACCGTTTGCGAGACAACGCTTTGAGGATATCCAGCGAACCGCTGCCCATCCGTCGCTGCGCGGAAAGCTCGTCGCCGCCGGGGTAGAGCTCTATACTCGGGGTTGGGTCCCTGGTGCTCTTGTGGCGGCTCTGGCGCAACCATACTTTGCAAAGAGGTTGGCTTGA
- a CDS encoding glycosyltransferase has product MNESKVPTRAMDQEKTPRLSVILATPAGYGTIRKTVSHLLSQTARSSLELVIVAPSKMLLDQELDQLNEFACYQVVEIKKFQSIGQANAAGIRQAAAPIVALAEDHCFPDPQWAENLLAAHKGPWAAVGPGVRNANPNTAVSWADLFIGYGPWLTPAPSREAEFLPGHNTSYKREILLGYGEQLDAMMEAETVLHWDLREKGHRLHMESTASVAHTNFSLWSSWVPAQFYNGRLFAGARARQKPLSWRIMFALGSPLIPIVRLWRIWTGLPSQDLKIRFLSCLPALIIGLVIDGTGQMVGYALGTGNALDKVARFEVDRFKHIREQDRLEILGF; this is encoded by the coding sequence GTGAACGAATCAAAAGTTCCTACACGTGCTATGGACCAGGAAAAGACTCCGCGTCTTTCCGTGATTCTGGCAACTCCAGCGGGGTATGGCACAATCCGAAAAACCGTTTCGCATCTTCTCTCTCAAACCGCCCGCTCGTCATTGGAATTAGTGATTGTGGCGCCTTCGAAAATGCTGTTGGACCAGGAGCTGGATCAGTTGAATGAGTTTGCCTGTTATCAGGTGGTCGAGATCAAGAAATTTCAGTCCATTGGGCAGGCAAACGCCGCGGGTATTCGTCAAGCGGCAGCCCCGATTGTGGCATTGGCTGAGGACCATTGTTTCCCTGATCCGCAATGGGCGGAGAACCTCCTTGCCGCGCATAAGGGCCCCTGGGCTGCCGTGGGCCCTGGCGTCAGAAATGCCAATCCCAATACTGCTGTGAGTTGGGCCGATCTGTTCATTGGCTACGGTCCCTGGCTGACCCCTGCTCCTTCCAGGGAAGCGGAATTTTTGCCAGGGCACAATACCAGTTACAAACGAGAAATTTTGCTCGGCTATGGCGAACAACTGGATGCCATGATGGAAGCGGAAACGGTCCTCCACTGGGATCTTCGTGAAAAGGGGCATCGATTGCATATGGAGTCGACGGCGAGCGTCGCCCATACAAATTTTTCTTTATGGTCCTCATGGGTCCCAGCTCAGTTCTATAACGGACGTCTCTTCGCCGGAGCCAGAGCCCGGCAAAAGCCTTTGTCATGGCGCATCATGTTTGCTCTGGGGTCGCCGCTTATTCCAATTGTCCGGCTGTGGCGAATTTGGACGGGACTCCCTTCTCAGGACTTAAAGATTCGATTTCTGTCCTGTCTTCCTGCCTTGATAATTGGGTTGGTGATTGATGGAACGGGCCAAATGGTTGGCTATGCGTTAGGGACAGGTAATGCCCTGGACAAGGTAGCCAGATTTGAGGTTGATCGGTTCAAACACATTCGAGAGCAGGATCGATTGGAAATACTGGGATTTTAA
- a CDS encoding cytochrome P450 — protein MINDKSRKEPSGPKGYPILGHIPGFLWDRLGFLSRCASEYGDVVKLKIGETTFLLNNPEDIKHVLVTNSDNFDKGPRLTSPKGKRLSGEGLLTSLGSAHLRQRMMMQPVFYRTSINAFAETITSGVEKMIAEWKNGTELNIGQDMMELAQDNIIKTVFGRRFDDPSGALASAITLRKQYVEHVQFSLLPFSEIFPPMLWHEYQQAMKRIDDTITREIDMRRGAPEPSHDLLSLLMHTKYEDGTGMTDKQIRDEFLTLFSAGYETVGEALTWTWYLLSQHPDVEARFHEELREVLGGSVPGADDLSKLRYTGMILAESMRLYPPTWIFIRMARQDAVLPSGFTIPAGSKLYLCQYVMHRNVRYWPNPERFDPERFTEHAIKARPKFTYFPFGGGIRVCIGEAFAKMECMLALASIAQRFTLTLVPGQTVVPKPHMTLRPRNGIMLRIHMRNVPEGA, from the coding sequence ATGATCAACGATAAATCACGAAAGGAACCTTCCGGTCCTAAGGGGTATCCTATTCTCGGCCATATCCCTGGTTTTCTTTGGGACAGACTCGGGTTTCTCTCACGTTGCGCGTCTGAGTATGGGGATGTGGTGAAACTTAAAATTGGAGAGACCACCTTCCTGCTAAACAATCCTGAAGACATTAAACATGTGTTGGTGACCAATTCCGACAATTTTGACAAGGGGCCACGCCTAACCAGTCCAAAAGGAAAGCGGTTATCCGGCGAAGGTTTGCTGACCAGTCTGGGATCGGCCCACCTCAGGCAGCGAATGATGATGCAACCGGTGTTCTATAGAACATCTATTAACGCCTTTGCGGAGACCATAACCAGTGGTGTTGAAAAGATGATTGCCGAATGGAAAAACGGCACCGAGCTCAATATCGGGCAGGACATGATGGAACTGGCACAAGACAATATTATCAAGACGGTCTTTGGTCGTCGCTTTGATGATCCTTCCGGCGCGTTAGCCAGCGCCATCACCCTCAGGAAGCAGTATGTTGAACATGTGCAATTTTCACTGCTCCCATTTTCTGAAATTTTTCCTCCAATGTTATGGCATGAATATCAGCAGGCGATGAAGCGAATCGATGATACCATTACCCGGGAGATTGACATGCGCCGCGGGGCCCCTGAGCCGTCTCACGATTTGTTGTCCCTGCTTATGCATACCAAATACGAAGATGGAACTGGAATGACCGACAAGCAAATCCGTGACGAATTTTTGACACTTTTCAGTGCAGGTTATGAAACTGTCGGGGAAGCCTTAACCTGGACCTGGTATCTGCTCTCTCAGCATCCGGACGTGGAAGCCAGATTCCACGAGGAACTTCGCGAAGTGCTAGGCGGTAGTGTTCCTGGTGCTGATGATTTGTCTAAGCTTCGTTATACCGGAATGATCTTAGCTGAATCGATGCGTCTCTATCCTCCGACCTGGATTTTTATCCGCATGGCTCGACAAGATGCTGTCCTTCCAAGCGGGTTCACCATTCCTGCGGGTTCAAAACTATACCTCTGTCAGTATGTCATGCATCGGAATGTCCGGTATTGGCCAAATCCGGAACGCTTTGACCCGGAACGTTTTACCGAACATGCCATAAAAGCACGGCCTAAATTCACGTATTTTCCCTTTGGAGGAGGTATCCGGGTCTGTATCGGGGAAGCTTTCGCCAAAATGGAATGCATGTTGGCTCTGGCATCTATCGCTCAGCGGTTCACTCTCACGTTAGTACCTGGGCAGACGGTTGTGCCGAAGCCTCATATGACTTTGCGTCCACGAAACGGGATCATGTTGCGGATACACATGAGGAATGTGCCTGAGGGAGCGTGA
- a CDS encoding Gfo/Idh/MocA family oxidoreductase: MKLDEKLPVRIGMVGCGRATTMLHLPALQFVPGAKVVALADPNPEALHRASLQLAVEQCVSDYRALLDNPTIEAIAICAPVEFHVEIALAALDAGKHLFIEKPLSLTLEECDRLIDRAAGLPLQIMLGFNTRWHRLTRQARTLFQQGAVGPLEIVRSNLLTNYNKDLPDWRKRRISGGGVLLEMAMHHFDLWKYVLDEEVEEISAHSRSGTWEDESATVTARLGCGALASATFSECATQTNSMEIYGRNGSLWIDFYRFDGLQTSTTSENSGNIQARIRGLRKFVNEFPEAIATNRQGGEWRRSYIEEWRHFIGSVRGGGRMECGLEDGRRALAVALAAMESAATGKAVTVAKR; this comes from the coding sequence ATGAAATTGGATGAAAAGCTGCCTGTCAGAATAGGAATGGTCGGTTGTGGGCGGGCCACGACGATGCTTCACCTGCCGGCATTACAATTTGTACCTGGTGCAAAGGTAGTGGCTTTGGCCGATCCCAATCCAGAGGCACTTCACCGCGCCTCCCTCCAACTCGCGGTAGAACAGTGTGTTTCTGACTATCGAGCCTTGCTTGATAACCCGACAATTGAGGCGATCGCCATTTGTGCCCCGGTGGAGTTCCATGTGGAGATTGCTCTCGCAGCATTGGATGCTGGCAAGCACCTCTTTATCGAGAAACCACTGAGCTTGACCCTGGAGGAATGTGATCGACTTATTGATCGGGCTGCCGGGTTACCTCTTCAAATCATGTTGGGCTTTAACACCCGTTGGCATCGATTAACCCGACAGGCCAGGACTCTGTTTCAGCAAGGTGCTGTTGGGCCCCTTGAAATTGTTCGCAGCAATCTGTTGACGAATTACAATAAAGATCTCCCCGATTGGAGAAAGAGACGAATCTCAGGCGGGGGGGTTCTGCTTGAGATGGCGATGCACCATTTCGATCTCTGGAAGTATGTTTTAGATGAGGAGGTGGAGGAAATCAGTGCACACAGCCGGTCGGGAACCTGGGAGGATGAATCGGCGACGGTTACCGCTCGCTTGGGTTGCGGCGCCCTTGCTTCGGCGACATTCTCCGAATGTGCAACTCAAACGAACAGTATGGAGATTTATGGACGAAATGGATCACTATGGATCGACTTTTATCGTTTTGACGGGTTGCAAACTTCCACCACATCCGAAAATTCGGGAAATATCCAAGCCCGAATTAGAGGATTGAGGAAATTTGTCAACGAATTCCCCGAGGCGATCGCCACGAATCGGCAGGGCGGAGAATGGCGCCGGTCTTACATAGAAGAATGGCGACATTTTATCGGCTCAGTCCGTGGGGGTGGCCGGATGGAATGCGGTTTAGAAGATGGACGACGTGCCTTAGCTGTTGCCTTGGCCGCGATGGAGTCCGCAGCCACGGGAAAAGCGGTGACGGTTGCCAAGAGATAG
- a CDS encoding glycosyltransferase: MMASKQRVGQKLAITFCYRGFTARYGTPPRVVVSILEKAGHQVRQIKDGPLDLAPDSVLWVWGNTNWYPGLFAQLTAINRAQRPLIIIWHTEPLPPPSAAGLPWPRLNWWETAKFILRSSEATDVYTNYLVLRRWVRNGLPDILVAATLGRREFLSERGVVADWVPLGYEPSCGQDLDLPRDIDVLFLGAQDVPRRNRLLKRLGKNGIRIHAVGSYANQGCWGKDRTELLNRTKILLNLSRTPGEFPDLRLILGMANKALVISEPIYLPAPFVPGQHFISASIEEMPEKIRYYLAHDEMRASISQRAHGLITQDVTMERSVSQIVDLISDATASLRTDSIGRIN; the protein is encoded by the coding sequence ATGATGGCTTCGAAACAACGGGTCGGCCAGAAACTTGCCATCACGTTCTGCTATCGGGGTTTTACTGCGAGATATGGGACTCCCCCTCGTGTCGTGGTTTCCATTCTTGAAAAGGCCGGGCATCAGGTAAGGCAGATCAAAGATGGGCCATTGGATCTTGCACCCGATAGTGTCCTTTGGGTCTGGGGAAATACGAATTGGTATCCTGGACTCTTTGCGCAACTCACCGCCATCAATCGAGCGCAAAGGCCTCTGATCATAATCTGGCACACCGAACCTCTCCCGCCTCCCAGCGCGGCTGGCTTGCCATGGCCGCGATTGAACTGGTGGGAAACGGCAAAGTTCATCCTTCGTAGTTCCGAAGCCACGGATGTCTACACGAACTATCTTGTGTTGCGTCGTTGGGTGAGGAATGGGCTTCCGGATATCCTTGTGGCTGCTACATTAGGACGCAGGGAGTTTCTATCTGAGCGAGGGGTTGTGGCCGATTGGGTTCCACTGGGATACGAGCCTTCATGTGGACAGGACTTGGATCTGCCCAGGGATATCGATGTGCTGTTCCTTGGAGCCCAGGATGTCCCCCGCCGGAATCGACTCTTGAAGCGCCTGGGGAAAAACGGAATTCGGATACATGCAGTAGGAAGTTATGCTAATCAAGGTTGTTGGGGGAAAGATAGGACTGAATTGCTGAATCGAACAAAAATACTTCTTAACCTGTCCAGAACACCTGGAGAGTTTCCCGACCTCCGCTTGATCCTGGGGATGGCAAATAAGGCGCTGGTCATATCCGAACCGATCTATCTCCCAGCCCCTTTTGTGCCGGGACAGCATTTTATCAGTGCCTCGATAGAGGAGATGCCTGAAAAGATTCGGTACTACTTGGCTCATGATGAGATGCGTGCTTCAATCAGCCAACGGGCTCATGGATTGATTACTCAGGACGTAACAATGGAACGATCGGTAAGCCAGATCGTTGATCTCATATCTGATGCAACCGCGTCACTCCGGACTGATTCAATTGGTCGTATAAACTAA
- a CDS encoding glycosyltransferase family 2 protein has protein sequence MPEVVPLISCVIPTRHRPDLVVRAVRSALGQTHEAFEVIVVVDGPDDLTVESLGEIKDSRLRVKVLPHTHGSAEARNEGVKEARGQWVAFLDDDDEWLSQKLLSQLRVAEQSPHRYPIIGCRLIVRHEMGDLVWPTRLPKPNEPMSEYLFFRTKIFGGEGNLQTSTIFTATALLKIVPFRKESQRHDDIDWVLRATRRHDVGVQFVPGSSPLAIWHKDDNRSTVSSKTDWRFSLAWINQNKDLVTKRAYASFLMTWLSANAVKEGNRLESLLLLRHAYQHGKLSVLNVVLFWGIWLMPHKLRARMVTLFSGKRAFNPGLPPDQA, from the coding sequence ATGCCTGAGGTAGTCCCGTTGATATCGTGCGTGATTCCTACCCGGCATCGCCCCGATTTAGTGGTGCGAGCCGTACGCAGTGCGTTGGGCCAGACCCACGAAGCTTTTGAGGTGATTGTTGTCGTCGACGGTCCCGATGACCTAACGGTAGAGTCTCTTGGTGAAATAAAGGATTCCCGGTTACGAGTCAAAGTTCTGCCCCACACTCATGGCTCTGCGGAGGCTCGCAATGAGGGAGTCAAGGAAGCACGAGGTCAATGGGTAGCGTTCCTTGATGATGACGATGAATGGCTGTCCCAAAAGCTTCTCAGCCAGCTTCGAGTAGCGGAACAGTCCCCGCATCGATATCCGATTATCGGATGTCGCCTAATTGTGCGTCATGAAATGGGGGATTTGGTATGGCCGACCAGACTCCCTAAGCCGAACGAGCCTATGAGCGAATACCTGTTTTTCCGGACGAAGATTTTCGGAGGGGAAGGAAACTTACAAACTTCCACCATATTTACCGCGACAGCCCTTTTAAAGATTGTTCCATTTAGAAAGGAAAGTCAGAGACATGACGATATTGATTGGGTCCTCCGGGCAACCAGGCGACATGATGTTGGTGTCCAATTTGTCCCCGGTTCTTCCCCACTAGCCATTTGGCACAAGGATGATAACCGCAGCACGGTCAGTAGCAAGACGGATTGGCGTTTTTCACTTGCTTGGATTAACCAGAATAAGGATTTGGTCACCAAGAGGGCCTACGCGTCGTTCCTCATGACCTGGCTGAGTGCAAATGCCGTGAAGGAAGGAAATCGATTGGAGTCGTTGTTGCTTCTTCGACACGCCTACCAGCATGGAAAACTGTCTGTCCTGAATGTCGTATTGTTTTGGGGAATCTGGCTCATGCCTCATAAATTGCGGGCTCGGATGGTTACTCTATTTTCAGGCAAACGTGCGTTCAATCCAGGCCTGCCCCCTGACCAGGCATGA
- a CDS encoding class I SAM-dependent methyltransferase translates to MMFSDYRAIFKKRGHLYHQAMTLYPTARAEEFLHIVRMADIKDGDIVCDIPSGGGYLRHFVDQTSTLCHIETSEVFADLCRANGMPHVLLSTLEDIPVETGAVNKIISLAALHHVNEKDRFFSEAYRMLKKGGTLTIADVQARSPVSEFLDGFVNEHNTMGHKGTYISAETQGEIERWGFTMRESSLIPFHWEFDSSQAMGRFSQLLFGIDKADFAQVVEGIRKHLGYDLESHACRMNWELLFLHAKKS, encoded by the coding sequence ATGATGTTTTCGGATTATCGCGCAATTTTCAAGAAACGAGGCCATCTCTACCATCAAGCAATGACCCTGTACCCGACCGCTCGTGCAGAAGAATTCCTTCATATTGTCCGTATGGCGGACATAAAAGACGGAGATATCGTTTGTGATATTCCTTCCGGCGGAGGATACTTAAGGCACTTCGTGGACCAGACCTCGACTCTTTGCCATATCGAAACCTCAGAGGTTTTTGCCGATCTCTGCAGAGCGAATGGCATGCCTCACGTGTTGCTTTCAACTCTGGAGGATATTCCTGTCGAGACCGGGGCTGTCAATAAAATTATCAGCCTCGCGGCATTGCACCATGTCAATGAAAAGGACCGGTTCTTTTCAGAGGCCTATCGAATGTTAAAAAAGGGAGGGACGCTTACCATTGCCGACGTGCAAGCGAGGTCGCCCGTTTCCGAATTCTTGGACGGTTTTGTCAACGAACACAATACAATGGGACACAAAGGGACTTATATCTCCGCCGAAACTCAAGGTGAGATCGAACGATGGGGATTTACTATGAGGGAGTCTTCGTTGATCCCTTTTCACTGGGAGTTTGATTCTTCCCAGGCCATGGGACGTTTTTCCCAACTGTTGTTCGGGATCGATAAAGCAGACTTTGCCCAGGTAGTAGAGGGTATCCGAAAGCACCTGGGCTATGATCTCGAAAGCCACGCATGTCGCATGAACTGGGAGCTGTTATTCCTCCATGCAAAAAAGTCCTAA
- a CDS encoding glycosyltransferase family 4 protein, producing MVTTFYPPYHFGGDAIFVQSLARALVSEGHHVEVVHCEDAYRLQQKASLEKSETNDGIIVHRLHSSMRLLSPIITQQTGQPGPKAQELRAIFDREFDVVNFHNISLVGGPGILGMSKAAVNLYTLHEHWLLCPMHIFWKNDTKECDSPQCIRCCLRSGIPPQFWRYTGVIERSLANVDAFLSPSQYTADRHKNLGQTLPIHVLPTFSRLDPKLNNTASASLQERGCFLYVGRVTASKGIAILLKEFVSFSEYDLVVIGGGDLLLTLQRQYAEHRHIQFLGPLSQEQISPWYQKATALVLPSLAPEVFPLTILEAFAHGTPAIVHHAGGSREAVDKTGGGVVYHSPEELHDALTLLGNDFQLCKTLGQRARVGYEQWYSQEKYLERYLQLIQEIGKKKRFKLAGSTIL from the coding sequence ATGGTCACCACATTTTATCCGCCCTACCATTTTGGAGGCGATGCCATCTTTGTGCAGTCCCTCGCTCGTGCATTGGTCTCGGAAGGACACCATGTCGAAGTGGTGCACTGCGAAGATGCCTACCGTCTGCAGCAAAAGGCGTCACTGGAAAAATCTGAAACGAATGACGGAATTATAGTCCATCGTTTGCACAGTTCAATGAGATTGCTCTCTCCCATCATCACCCAACAGACAGGTCAGCCTGGTCCAAAGGCACAAGAACTCAGAGCCATTTTTGACCGTGAGTTCGATGTGGTGAATTTTCATAATATTTCACTGGTAGGTGGACCAGGAATATTGGGCATGAGCAAAGCGGCTGTAAACCTGTATACCTTGCATGAACACTGGCTTTTGTGTCCGATGCATATCTTCTGGAAAAACGATACCAAAGAGTGTGATTCACCGCAGTGTATCCGTTGTTGTCTCCGGTCAGGCATTCCCCCACAATTCTGGCGATACACCGGTGTCATAGAGCGAAGTTTAGCCAATGTAGACGCATTCTTATCGCCGAGCCAATACACGGCAGATCGCCATAAAAACCTTGGACAAACACTACCAATCCATGTCTTGCCAACCTTTTCCAGATTAGATCCGAAATTGAACAATACCGCTTCCGCTTCCCTACAAGAGCGCGGATGTTTTCTGTATGTGGGACGAGTCACGGCTTCGAAAGGCATTGCTATACTTTTGAAAGAATTTGTGAGTTTCAGCGAATACGATCTCGTGGTTATTGGAGGTGGAGACTTATTGCTCACGCTCCAACGGCAATATGCCGAGCACCGTCACATTCAGTTCCTAGGCCCTCTTTCTCAGGAACAAATCAGTCCTTGGTATCAAAAGGCAACCGCCCTGGTTCTCCCCTCGCTCGCTCCGGAGGTGTTCCCCTTAACCATACTGGAAGCCTTTGCCCATGGCACGCCGGCCATCGTCCATCATGCCGGTGGGAGTCGTGAAGCCGTTGATAAGACAGGCGGGGGAGTGGTGTATCACTCCCCTGAAGAGTTGCATGACGCCCTTACTTTGCTGGGAAATGACTTCCAGCTTTGTAAGACTCTTGGACAACGGGCGCGTGTAGGGTATGAGCAATGGTATTCCCAAGAAAAATATCTGGAACGCTACCTGCAACTTATCCAAGAGATAGGTAAGAAAAAAAGATTTAAGTTGGCAGGAAGCACCATTTTATGA
- a CDS encoding glycosyltransferase — protein sequence MTDAPIFSIVIPTYNRPKQLAACLQACGRLDYPHDRFEIIIVDDGSLDPVEVHKMDGSNLKSITCLRQFNAGPASARNMGAQHAQGDILAFTDDDCVPTQQWLRELARSCNDAPTGLVGGGTVNGLVDNIFSIASQMIIDEAYAYFLRRDSGLRFFASNNMAVSTRLFHKIGGFDSSFRTSEDREFCDRWIRQGYPLVYTTKAIVHHYHQLTLTAFCRQHFSYGRGAYQFHRTRARCGPSLLKPDPRFYASVFRRALSGKKPLRMTGLLGLWQVANLAGFLWQAAQPFFLSFPSIRHERLARTEEAPREAGNSKEPRK from the coding sequence ATGACTGATGCACCTATTTTTTCGATCGTGATTCCGACCTACAATAGGCCGAAGCAACTTGCTGCCTGCTTACAGGCCTGTGGACGGCTCGACTATCCACATGATCGTTTCGAAATCATTATCGTGGATGATGGGAGCCTGGATCCCGTCGAAGTGCACAAGATGGATGGGTCCAATCTGAAAAGTATCACCTGTCTGCGTCAATTCAATGCCGGTCCGGCTTCAGCTCGCAATATGGGGGCGCAGCATGCACAGGGAGACATTCTGGCTTTTACGGACGATGACTGTGTCCCCACCCAACAGTGGTTAAGGGAACTGGCCCGATCCTGTAATGATGCTCCAACGGGACTTGTCGGTGGGGGAACCGTCAATGGGCTGGTCGACAATATTTTTTCGATCGCCAGCCAAATGATTATCGATGAGGCCTATGCATATTTCCTCCGCAGAGATAGTGGCCTCAGGTTTTTCGCGTCGAACAATATGGCGGTTTCTACAAGGCTCTTTCACAAAATCGGTGGGTTCGATTCATCCTTTCGTACTTCCGAAGATCGCGAATTTTGTGACCGGTGGATACGGCAAGGATACCCCCTTGTGTATACTACCAAGGCCATTGTCCATCATTATCACCAACTCACCTTGACGGCATTCTGTCGGCAACACTTTTCCTATGGGCGTGGGGCATATCAGTTTCATCGCACGCGAGCACGATGCGGTCCTAGTCTTTTGAAACCTGATCCACGGTTCTATGCCTCGGTATTCCGCCGTGCGCTCTCAGGGAAGAAGCCACTCCGCATGACCGGTTTGTTGGGGTTGTGGCAGGTGGCGAATCTGGCAGGGTTTTTATGGCAAGCCGCTCAACCATTTTTCCTGTCATTTCCAAGCATTCGCCATGAAAGATTGGCTCGAACAGAGGAGGCTCCCAGAGAAGCCGGAAACTCCAAGGAACCACGGAAATAA